Below is a genomic region from candidate division WOR-3 bacterium.
GTTCACACGCAACCCGGCTACAGGAGAAAATAAAATCTACGGTGAATTTCTCCAGAATGCTCAGGGTGAAGACGTCGTTGCGGGAATAAGAACCCCCAGAAAGATAAGCGAACTCAAAAAACTCATTCCCTCAGCCTATAACAAGCTGGTTAATATCCTCAATAAACTGGAAAAACATTACCGTGACCTCCAGGATGTGGAATTCACCGTAGAAAAAGGGAAACTCTGGATTCTGCAGACACGCGCCGGTAAGAGAACGGCTCTTGCCAATATCAAGATCGCCGTGGATATGGCTCTTCAAAAGTTGATAAAAAGAGAAGAGGCTGTCATGCGTGTAACACCGGCGGAACTGGACCAGGTGCTCCATCCAATGATCGATCCGACGACAAAATACAAAACCCTGACAAAAGGTCTACCTGCATCACCTGGTGCGGCTGTGGGACAGGTCGTCTTTGACTCCGAAGAAGCCGTCGAGCTCGCAAAGGACGGAAAAGATGTGATCCTCGTACGGCTTGAAACATCAGCCGATGACATCCACGGTATGGAAGCAGCAAAAGGATTCCTTACGGCACGCGGCGGAATGACCTCCCATGCTGCAGTCGTGGCGCGGGGGATGGGAAAACCCTGTATTGTCGGATGCGGTGAGATCAAAATTAATACAAAAACAAAAACATTCAGTGTCGGTGACACCGTGGTAAAATGGGGTGATATCATCAGTATCGACGGAACTGAAGGCCGTGTAATTCTGGGTAAGGCGAAACTGATTGAACCGGAAATGACAAAAGAGGTAACCCGTCTCTTAAAATGGGCGGATTCTTTCAGACGTCTCGGTGTCAGAACCAATGCGGATCGACCGAAAGATTCCAAGATCGCACGTGACTACGGAGCCGAAGGTATCGGCTTATGCAGAACTGAACATATGTTCTTCAAACCCGAACGGGTTGCTGCAATGCGTGAGATGATTGTCGCGCGGGACGAAGCAGGCAGACGAAAGGCACTTGCCAAGTTGCTTCCGATGCAGCGCGAGGACTTCATTGGAATCTTTAAGGTTATGGACGGCCTTCCGGTCATAATCAGAACCCTGGATCCTCCCCTCCATGAATTTCTGCCCAAAGACGACGAGGCGATTAAAGAACTCGCACGGGATATGAAAGTCTCGTTCAATGAGCTCAAACAGATTGTTATATCTCTCCATGAAGCCAATCCCATGCTCGGCCATCGTGGTTGCAGACTCGGCATCACCTATCCTGAAATAACCGAAATGCAGGCGCGGGCGATATTCGAAGCGGCTTGTGAAGTTACTAAACAGGGAATCAAGGCGATCCCAGAAGTGATGATTCCCGTTGTGATGGAAGCTAAAGAACTGGCTCACCAACGGGCAATCGTTGAAAAAATCGCCAAGGAAACAATCAAAAAATACAAAGTACGGCTGAAATATATGATCGGAACAATGATCGAAATTCCACGTGCCGCGCTCACCGCCGACGAAGTAGCCAAAGTCGCCGACTTTTTCTCTTACGGCACCAATGATATGACACAGACAACCCTCGGATTCTCCCGTGACGATGTCGCGAAATTCGTTCCCCAATATATCGAGATGGGACTTTTAAAAGATGATCCATTCAAGACGATCGATATCAACGGCGTCGGCAAAATACTGGAAATCGGCATAAAACTCGGCAGAAAAACAAATCCCAGATTGGAAATCGGAATATGCGGAGAACACGGTGGCGATCCGAAATCCATCTATTTCTGTCATAAGGTGGGTATGGACTATGTCTCCTGCTCGCCCTATCGGGTGCCGATCGCGCGTCTGGCTGCGGCTCACGCCGCATTGGAAGAAAAATACAAGAAAAAGAAATAGACTGAAGTTATAAAAAGGCTGAAAGTTATTTCTACTTCTGTTGAGCGAGCTTTTGCTTCAGCTCTTGAAGCACCTTGATTGCTTCATCGATTTTGTCTTCGTCAATCAGCTTATTCGCCTTCGATTTATATTCGACCTTCAGGCTCGCATTGGGTGAAGACCCTAAACTTTCCAGGGAAAATTCGTGCATCCCTTCGGCGCGGAATTCATGAACCGGTTTCGGAGGTTCTTCCACAATCGGCTGCATACCGATATCTTCAGGCATTGCAATCTTTTCGACACCGGTCGGATTTAGTTCCCTTACTTCAATATCATCGGGCTTTGCAGCGCCAGTCTCTTTAGCTTCTTCTTGCGGGCTCTTCTTTTTCACCAGAGAATCTAATATTGATTCACTCTTTTTGCCTTTCTTCAATTTGTCAATTATTCCCATTTTCTATCACTCCTCAACCGCCGATCTTCCCCTCTTTATAAAGCTTTACGGCTTCACGCGCTTCATGATTCGACGGGTCGATCTCAAGCGCCTTTTCGTACGCCTTTATCGCATCGTCGTATTTCTCCAGTTCAATCAACGCCTTTCCGAGATTCACATAGGCGAGTGCATAGTTGACATTCTTCTTCACGGCCTCTTCAAATGCGACAACCGCATCGTCCAGTTTCTTCATCTTTAAATAGAGCAGTCCAAGATTATTATGGATCTCAGCCAGATTCGGCTCCAATTTCAACGCCTCTTTATAGATCTTCTTCGATTCGCTGAATTGTCCCAACTCGGCGAGAAGCAAACCTTTCAAGTTAAGATACTCAGCCGACTTTTCGATCTCAAGCGCCTTATTGATTTCATTGATAGCAATCTCATAATTGCCGCGGTAATAATAGAGTGTCGCCCGATCAAAATGGTCCAGCGCTTCTTTCTTTTTCCTCAACGCCTGTTCCTCTTTATAACGGGCCTCTTCTTTCTCAAAATAACCTTTAATGTGCTCAAGAATCGTCTTTGTATAATCAGATAGTTTTTCCTGACGGCTAAACGAATCTTTAAATTCTTCCTCCACTTCTTTGGTCATCTCTTTAATACGTTTGTTGAGTTCATCGAATTTGCCGGCTAAATTAGCGATATCACTGAACGTCTTTTCGTACTGTTTCTCAAGTGCTCCGATCTCCTGTTTCATCTCCTTAACCAGTTCTTTCACTGAATCGTGCATTCCTTCACCGACCGCAGCGACCCCTTTACGCATACCTTCTGCAAGTCCAGCGATCTTACCGAGCGACTCAATATAGTTGTTGTTCAAATTCTTCATCATCTCACTCATCGAACCGAGACTCTCTGCAGACTGTTTGAATAATTCCTGTAACTGAATGACCGTCCCCTGAACATTGTTAAGTGAAGCAATCTGATCCGTCTTTAAAGAACCTATCTCCGTCTTTACACCGTCGATATAAGCTCCTATCTCTCCTTTCAAACCTTCCAGAATATTCGTGGTGTTCGACTTCAATTCACTGATTTCGGATTTTATTCCTTCTCCGACCGTGCTGAAATTATTGACCACTCCCTGAAGACTCTGTTCCTGGACCCGCGCCGATTCTTTAAAAACTGTTCCTAATTCATCAAGTTTCACCGAAATACCGTCTTTCAAACCATTAATATCGGCCTTGATACCTTCACCGATGGTGTTGAATTCTCCGGCGATAGTGCGCATATTCTCCCCGCTCGATTTCAACTCTTCCGAGAAAACTCTGCCGAGCTCATC
It encodes:
- a CDS encoding pyruvate, phosphate dikinase, coding for MAKRLVYNFGGKKAQGSAKMKNILGGKGANLAEMTNLGVPVPPGFTISSELCIEYLKRKKYPQFLRQDVEKGIKRVEKLTGKIFGDKKNPLLFSVRSGARTSMPGMMDTILNLGLNDSTINGLIENTGDKRFAYDCYRRFIQMYSDIVLQIPREKFEALIDALKKSKGYKSDLDLSGDDWYEIVKKFKKLVLKETKKAFPGDPREQLWGAIGAVFNSWNNPRAKEYRRIYKIPDDWGTAVNVQSMVFGNMGENSATGVVFTRNPATGENKIYGEFLQNAQGEDVVAGIRTPRKISELKKLIPSAYNKLVNILNKLEKHYRDLQDVEFTVEKGKLWILQTRAGKRTALANIKIAVDMALQKLIKREEAVMRVTPAELDQVLHPMIDPTTKYKTLTKGLPASPGAAVGQVVFDSEEAVELAKDGKDVILVRLETSADDIHGMEAAKGFLTARGGMTSHAAVVARGMGKPCIVGCGEIKINTKTKTFSVGDTVVKWGDIISIDGTEGRVILGKAKLIEPEMTKEVTRLLKWADSFRRLGVRTNADRPKDSKIARDYGAEGIGLCRTEHMFFKPERVAAMREMIVARDEAGRRKALAKLLPMQREDFIGIFKVMDGLPVIIRTLDPPLHEFLPKDDEAIKELARDMKVSFNELKQIVISLHEANPMLGHRGCRLGITYPEITEMQARAIFEAACEVTKQGIKAIPEVMIPVVMEAKELAHQRAIVEKIAKETIKKYKVRLKYMIGTMIEIPRAALTADEVAKVADFFSYGTNDMTQTTLGFSRDDVAKFVPQYIEMGLLKDDPFKTIDINGVGKILEIGIKLGRKTNPRLEIGICGEHGGDPKSIYFCHKVGMDYVSCSPYRVPIARLAAAHAALEEKYKKKK